The Engystomops pustulosus chromosome 2, aEngPut4.maternal, whole genome shotgun sequence genomic interval CCTGGGTTCCTACAGTTGGCTTTGCCATGACAGTAGGTTGACCAAGGTTTGTGGTTCCATTAacttgagggtgggaaatggtgtGAGCAATGTGGCTCATCATGGGCTGACTTACTGCAACAGATTGGGGGTAAATGGGTAACTGAGGGCCAAGATGGGTCATATGATTAATGGCAGCTGGGTGCACAGTGATGTGGCCGATTGGCTGAGCAGCAGTGGTTAGCTGTACAGGGCTTGACGTGGAAGGTGCAATATGAGCAATGTGCTTTGTCTGAGGCCCTGGGATGACATGGTTTAGAGTCTGGATGACAGAGGCATGAGTGGTGGCCGTGTGGGCTATCACGGTTGACTGCACCGTTGAAGCAGCAACAATATGAGTCTGTGCCGGCACCATGGCCTGAGGTGGGACCAGTGCTTTGTTGGAGAGAGGCTGTGCGTGGGGAGAGGGGACTTGTTTCTGTTGAATGGAGACGTGCTGAGGCAGAACAGTGGAATGATGATTGTGGGAAGCTGCGTTGGATGGTACCATCTTCAGAAGCTCTGGTTGTTGACGTTTCTGTACTGTCCCAACAGATCTGTCATCATCCATGTCCTCGTCAATGTTGTCTTCACCCTCTGAAAAAGAGGTACAGAACATGCAGTtaataaatatgcaaaaaaaaggcATTTAGTAGGAGACTAAATAACTTGTAAGCACGTTTATTCTTCACAAGGTACTTCTTCTTCaaggtaaaaatgatctttacaTTTTGGATGACATTGAAGAATCCTATTGTGTTTTAGACATACCACTCTGTTGAACCTGCAATGCTTGCATTATAAACAGATACAGTCAATTAGTTTTCCCTTACAATTAGTTTACCAGGGTGACATTTGGGGGATATATTGCTGAAATTCCAATCTGGCAAATGAATGTCCCTATCAACTAGCCACGGCTAGTTGCTAGAGGTGTCCATTTGCCGGATTGCCTGTTCGTCAGGCAATGCATCCGGGTTAGGCAGCCGAACGCGAACATCAAGTCTCATCTCTACATCTCTATGCCAGAGCATTTTCACATGTGCTACTATCCATGTCTAGTCAATATTTGTGAATGTCTGCATAATGCTTTGGTTATTTATGGATAAGTCTTGTCACATGCTCCACCATGTAGGGGGCACCAGGGGTTCCCCTAAATTAGTTTTTTGATACCAAAGTTTACTGGGGTCAGTTAAGTCAGCAGATGGGGTTACCCATGCTGTACTGCCCCTGGCAAGCTTTCCTCTTCTGGCTTTAATAGCTGCGGGTTATGTGACCTGCCAATTGCTACTTTTGGCATGTGATGTCCTTGGCATGCCCCTCCAACCAGTGGATGGTGTTCAGGGATACAATAAAGACCACAGATTAGTGTTCGACCCCTGCCCTGCCAGGATGTCCATGGAAGTCCTGGAAGCGTCTGCCAGCATTTCACTGAACGGCAGCTCATAAAGCCAGAAGAGGAAATTCCCTATATGGGAATTTTACTTGCCCTGGTAAACTTTGGTATTTGTGGCCACCCCCTTAACAGGCTGTTATCAGTCTTGAAACTAGTAGTACAGGAAATGATCATAGCACACACAGCCTTATTATAAATGAACTGTGTGAATCTTATCAACTATCAAACACCAACACATATAGCGGTTACTGGTCAATGCCCTTTTTGCTGGTAATTTGGATCCATAAGAAAACACTGGAGCAGAAAAATACATTTTGCTGCTGCAGAATTTAAGACTACATttcaatttgtaaaaaaaatcagacatttgtgtgtttcaaattaaaaatgtaaactcTAAATTGGTTTTTCAAGTGTTTTCCAAAACCTCTTGACTGAAAGTTACCTGAGGCTGTTGAGGTAGAAGCCTGGTCATCCTCTGGTTGTACAGTCTGGCGTATAATTCGGTCAATCTCCATGATATCCATCCATTGGCTGAGTTCATTTTTCAAGTCGGCCAGCCGCTGCTGCGTGGCTATTTTTTCTCTTGCCAGACGTTCCATTTCATGCTCATATTCCTTTTCTTTCCTTTTCAGACTCTGAGAAGAAAATAATTAtagaaaaatgttataaaaaaaatttccatcaaCTCTGCAAGAAAACCAGTGAATGCTTAGAGAGAACATTCTTACGCCAGAATAAATGAAAGCGGATCTGACCATGTGCTTAGGATGCTAAAACCTACACCATAGAGGTGGCTTACACATaccatatggcagtgatggcaaaccttttagagcctaagtgctcaaacttcaaccaaaagcaactcatttatcgcaaagtgccagcatagcaatatatttctccctgttctttcaaaactttcaatcgtatcagcctcctgaggaccccaatacaagtgaagggaggagggcaaattcatccatcattgcaggaagattctttgagacctgtctggtgaactccattctggggtgatggtctgggtgcccacagagaaggctcAAAGTGCTGCCACTGGCATCTGTGCCATAGGTGCACCACCGCTGCTATATGGTTTGATCAGGCAGACCCATAGTAGTGCACGCTGCAATCCACGTAATGGTTTCTCCACGTATACACAATACATAATGTGGAATATGCACTACCTCTGTCCATATAGCGACCCAGACTTCGAGATCAGCCTTCAATTTATCAAGAAGTTCCAAATTCCCCAAATAGATTATGAGATTTGAATCTTTCGAAGAATTGCTTAAAAACATTGCTCAGGCACACTGggttttatttttcaattaaaaaaaaattattgtaacataattaaaaaaaaaaaaaatctatattctgCTAGCTACcgtttatttttatttggtgtAAAATGCAACCTAAATAATAAAAGGTAGGCCACTATCCGCTGCTTTCTGAAACACAAACGCATGGTGATTGAAACTAAAattatatgtaaaaaaatttatatttttgaaaccaatgtagattttctggaaaaaatatattttgctttAAATGAATCATAAGGCGTATCTTCAGAACTCTGAGAAAGAATTCTAAATAAGTTGTGTTACAAGGAGAAGAAAGTCATTGCTCCTTTAAGAttaccctccctcctgctccctcagtgGGGACAGACACACGTGTTGGCAGGCACGTCACATTCCCCCTCACACTGCCGGCCCACCCTCCCCTCTTGCTCTTTTTTTTGCCGGGAAATTAGCTGGACTAGCGCCAGGAGAAAGCGCCGCCCCTGTCTGTGCATTCCATGTAAGGCTTATACAAACAGCCTGCCAGCAGCCCTCACCCATGTGCTCCGAGCAGCATGACGGGTGTGGAGCCTTCATCACTCTAGGGTGTGGAGCTGCGTTCACTCTACGCTGGATCggttaagaggaaaaaaaaacaaaaacattctaATATGTCTTCTATCCTAAAGAACCGACACAGATTATTTTTTGATTTCCAAGAAAGCAAAACAGAGCTTGTTTCTGGAAGGCGCTAGGGTCCTAcataaaaatgcagcaaaaattttGTAAACAATGGCTTCTTTACATACGACCAGCCTcatatgaaaaaaaaacgcaagagAAAAATTTATTATGCAACTAATACTAAAGTTCAAGTTTTAATGCCCAACATCTCCACAAATCGAATAGAGGAATAGTACACATCATTGGCTACTGGCCAGAAACTAGTAACATTGCGAAATCGATGCTCAACCAACAGTTACTAGGAcagaaatacacaaaaaaaaaccttattttttGGAATATAAGATGCACTCCAGATTTAGTCATCCGatcagaaaacaccaatattacaAATTCCCTATTGGTCACACAGTtctgctacaaccattcacttacacacagttctgctacaaCCACTCACACACCTCTTGCTACATTCACTCAGGTCTGCTTCATACCTTCACTCACATGAAAACACAGAGAGCACCACTACATCCATccatgcacatacacacacagctcttctttaTACCCGGTCCTAGCCGCAACTTCCCTGGCCCCATCCCCTGGCAGTTTTAAaaggtttaaaggacacctgtcatcaggtctatgtcacttgtcctgtcactactacctgttggagcagctcacaaggatcccatccctgcctttatctagttatttcatacattattcattgtaaaatcacatattttttatcaagtaaatgaggctggtcacatggtcagaggcagtgatgtcacccctgttccccctcccctctcctccccccgctcatgcctgtatgtaatgtatagtaaagtattgctggtatctgtgctgcatctgctgacatgctgcatcctcctaatacacatgtgagaggcacagacatcagctacacatgaatctgacatgttctg includes:
- the MNT gene encoding max-binding protein MNT isoform X3 translates to MSLETLLQAALFLEWQAQQQQQRTREEDDKIVLEQEEEEEEEEEEEDTKIISRTEELRQPTVVNPPVISKDVSLAPVIQRPPGPGLPEIKSTALSVGSPKQLHPYSTPVLAITHHHIVQQQQQQQQPIQPQPAALQHPQQQSPGQPLGALRLSATDDGRSNEQRRRPGGAGTREVHNKLEKNRRAHLKECFETLKRNIPNVDDKKTSNLSVLRSALRYIQSLKRKEKEYEHEMERLAREKIATQQRLADLKNELSQWMDIMEIDRIIRQTVQPEDDQASTSTASEGEDNIDEDMDDDRSVGTVQKRQQPELLKMVPSNAASHNHHSTVLPQHVSIQQKQVPSPHAQPLSNKALVPPQAMVPAQTHIVAASTVQSTVIAHTATTHASVIQTLNHVIPGPQTKHIAHIAPSTSSPVQLTTAAQPIGHITVHPAAINHMTHLGPQLPIYPQSVAVSQPMMSHIAHTISHPQVNGTTNLGQPTVMAKPTVGTQVVHHPQLVGQTVLNPVTMVTMPSFPVSTLKLA